A window of Candidatus Effluviviaceae Genus I sp. genomic DNA:
GACAGCATCCAGGCGATGAAGGCCGGCCTGATGGAGATCGGCGAGGTCTTCGTGGTGAACAAGGCCGACCGGGACGGCGCGGACATGACCGTGCAGGAGATCGCCTCGATGCTCGGCCTGAAGGCGCAGGCCGGCTGGAGCCCGCCGGTGCTCCGGACGGTCGCCTCGACGGGCGAGGGCGTCGCCGAACTCGCGCAGGCGATCGACGCGCACCGGGAGTTCCTCGCCGCGCGGGGCCTGCTCGCCGAGAGACGGCGCGCCCACTTCGTGGCGCAGGTCCGCGAGATCGTCGTCGCCGAGCTCGAGAAGGACCTCTACGCGAGGCTCGGTGCGGGCGCGGAGCTGGGCTCGTTCGTGGGGGACGTGTCGAAGGGACATCGTTCCCCGTACGCGATAGCGAGAGACGTTCTGGACGGCGTCGCGAGAGACCGCCGGCCATAGGGCACGGGAGGCCCTCCACCGAAGGGAGCGACACGCATGGACTTCGCCCTCACCCAGGACCAGAAGATGGTCCGCGAGATGGTGCGCGAGTTCGCGACGAAGGAGCTCGAGCCCATCGCGGCGGAGATCGACGAGAGCCGGGAGTTCCCGACGGCGACGCTCAAGAAGATGGCCGGCCTGGGTCTCATGGGGGTGGTCATCCCCGAGAAGTACGGCGGCGCGGGGATGGACTTCACGACGCTCGCCATCATCTGCGAGGAGATCTCGCGGGTGTGCGCGTCGCACGGCGTCATCACGGCGGTGACGAACTCGCTGTGCGCGTACCCGATCTACCACTTCGGCAACGAGGAGCAGCGCAAGAAGTACCTGCCCGACCTCTGCTCCGGGAAGGCGCTCGGCGCCATCGGCATCACCGAGGCGAACGCGGGGTCGGACCCCGCCGGCATGGAGACCACGGCGGTCCTCAAGGGCGACCACTACGTCGTGAACGGCACGAAGGCGTGGATCACGAACGGGCAGGCCGCGGGCACCTTCATCATCTTCGCCTACACCGACCCCGCGCAGCGCCACAAGGGCATGAGCGCGTTCATCGTCGGCAAGGACTTCCAGGGGTTCAGCGTGGGCAAGCACGAGAACCTCATGGGCATCCGGGCGACGGGCAACTGCGAGCTCATCATGGACGAGTGCGTCGTTCCGAAGGAGAACCTGCTCGGGAAGGAAGGCGACGGGTTCAAGATCCTGATGCACACGCTCGACACCTCCCGCATCGACATCGGCGCGCAGGGCGTCGGCATCTCGCAGGGCGCGCTCGACGCCTCGGTGAAGTACGCGAAGGAGCGCAAGCAGTTCGGCCAGCCCATCGGCGAGTTCGAGATGGTGCAGGACATGATCGCCCAGATGTCCGCGCTCACCGACGCGGCGAGGCTTCTCACGTACCGCGCGGCCTGGATGAAGGACAGCGGGATCGAGCGGTACACGCGCGAGGCCGCCATCGCGAAGTACTACGCGGCCGAAGCGGTCGT
This region includes:
- a CDS encoding acyl-CoA dehydrogenase — protein: MDFALTQDQKMVREMVREFATKELEPIAAEIDESREFPTATLKKMAGLGLMGVVIPEKYGGAGMDFTTLAIICEEISRVCASHGVITAVTNSLCAYPIYHFGNEEQRKKYLPDLCSGKALGAIGITEANAGSDPAGMETTAVLKGDHYVVNGTKAWITNGQAAGTFIIFAYTDPAQRHKGMSAFIVGKDFQGFSVGKHENLMGIRATGNCELIMDECVVPKENLLGKEGDGFKILMHTLDTSRIDIGAQGVGISQGALDASVKYAKERKQFGQPIGEFEMVQDMIAQMSALTDAARLLTYRAAWMKDSGIERYTREAAIAKYYAAEAVVAVTRMAVQIHGGNGYSKDYPVERMYRDAKIVEIYEGTSQIQKIVIARAALK